A genomic region of Chloroflexota bacterium contains the following coding sequences:
- a CDS encoding sugar ABC transporter ATP-binding protein, giving the protein MAAQPLLKAEKISKAFPGVQALDQVSFDLEEGEVHALVGANGAGKSTLIKILAGVYPKDSGRIYLDGQEVDHYNPRQARVMGISYIPQEPVLVPQMNVAHNLLLGKEPTFKRLPFLIDNRALQCQARAILSELEIDCPQHVPISRLSP; this is encoded by the coding sequence ATGGCTGCCCAACCCCTGCTGAAAGCGGAGAAGATCTCGAAGGCCTTTCCTGGTGTACAGGCTCTTGATCAAGTAAGTTTTGATCTGGAAGAGGGGGAAGTTCACGCTCTCGTTGGAGCGAATGGTGCTGGAAAATCTACACTCATCAAGATCCTGGCCGGAGTCTATCCCAAGGACTCTGGCCGGATTTACTTGGATGGGCAAGAGGTGGACCATTATAACCCTCGACAAGCCCGAGTAATGGGTATCAGTTACATTCCCCAGGAGCCAGTGCTCGTGCCTCAGATGAACGTAGCGCACAACCTCTTGCTTGGCAAAGAACCTACCTTCAAAAGATTGCCCTTCCTAATCGACAATCGGGCTCTACAGTGCCAAGCCCGGGCTATTTTATCCGAATTGGAAATAGATTGTCCTCAGCATGTCCCGATCAGTCGTCTTAGTCC